One Nicotiana sylvestris chromosome 12, ASM39365v2, whole genome shotgun sequence genomic window carries:
- the LOC104230174 gene encoding omega-hydroxypalmitate O-feruloyl transferase, producing MAPMVEELQFPHLEIPLTVNSISPILPANPIPASHGDSLYLSNLDDMIGARVFTPTMYFYRDAGKPAVIKVLKEALASVLVPYYPFSGRLRETENGKLEVFFGPNQGVLLVEARSEMTLANLGDLSVPNPAWTNLVYSFPNEEQYKVIDMPLLIAQVTRFRCGGFSLGLRICHCLCDGVGAMQFLSAWAATARLSSLTVNPKPCWDREILRPRDPPLVQHPHIEFKRIDDGSSLTRSLWVVKPVQKCYRVSREYQAHLKRLVQSSVGNFSCTTFDAMAAHVWRSWVKALDVRPLDYELRLTFSVNGRSRLTNPPLKQGFYGNAVCVACATSTVSGLVNGPLSDTTLLVRKARLSVSEAYLRSTIDYIQLHRPTRLEFGGKLTITQWTRFSMYETADFGWGRPIYAGPIDLTPTPQVCVFLPQGGDDDSDSDGTMLVCICLPEAACHRFRDLFCLFDSDYQLPC from the coding sequence ATGGCTCCAATGGTTGAAGAACTCCAATTTCCTCATCTTGAAATACCTCTAACTGTTAATTCTATATCTCCAATATTACCTGCAAATCCCATCCCCGCATCCCATGGTGATAGCCTTTACCTATCAAATCTAGATGATATGATCGGAGCTCGCGTTTTTACTCCAACTATGTACTTCTATCGCGATGCAGGGAAACCGGCTGTCATCAAAGTATTAAAAGAAGCTCTTGCAAGTGTACTGGTGCCATATTATCCATTCTCTGGTAGGCTACGAGAAACAGAAAATGGTAAGTTGGAGGTGTTTTTTGGACCTAACCAAGGCGTTCTCCTAGTTGAGGCACGTTCAGAAATGACGCTAGCCAATCTTGGAGATTTAAGTGTGCCAAATCCAGCATGGACAAACTTGGTTTACAGCTTTCCAAATGAAGAACAATACAAAGTGATTGATATGCCATTGCTAATAGCACAAGTGACAAGATTCAGGTGTGGTGGATTTAGCCTGGGATTAAGAATTTGTCATTGCCTTTGTGATGGGGTTGGAGCAATGCAGTTCCTTAGTGCTTGGGCTGCCACAGCAAGATTGAGCTCATTGACAGTTAACCCCAAGCCATGTTGGGATCGGGAAATACTGAGGCCCCGTGATCCACCATTGGTTCAACACCCACACATTGAATTCAAGAGAATAGATGATGGATCAAGCTTAACGAGGAGTCTTTGGGTAGTGAAGCCAGTTCAAAAGTGTTATCGTGTTAGCCGAGAGTACCAAGCCCATTTGAAGAGGTTGGTGCAGTCATCAGTTGGTAATTTCTCATGCACCACCTTTGATGCAATGGCAGCTCATGTATGGAGATCATGGGTCAAGGCACTAGATGTTAGGCCTCTTGATTACGAGTTGAGGCTAACATTTTCGGTGAATGGCAGATCAAGGCTTACAAATCCACCACTGAAACAAGGCTTCTATGGGAATGCAGTATGTGTGGCATGTGCCACTAGCACTGTCTCAGGCCTCGTCAATGGGCCTCTTTCGGACACAACACTTTTGGTTCGAAAGGCAAGGCTTTCAGTCTCCGAGGCATATTTGAGATCCACAATTGATTATATCCAACTACATAGGCCTACCAGGCTAGAATTTGGTGGGAAGCTCACAATAACCCAATGGACCAGATTCTCAATGTACGAAACTGCGGATTTTGGTTGGGGCAGACCCATTTACGCAGGCCCAATTGATCTGACACCCACCCCACAGGTTTGTGTTTTCTTGCCACAGGGAGGGGATGATGATTCTGATTCTGATGGAACCATGCTCGTCTGCATTTGCTTGCCGGAGGCTGCTTGCCATAGATTCAGAGACCTTTTCTGCCTCTTCGATTCAGACTATCAATTGCCTTGTTAA
- the LOC138883026 gene encoding secreted RxLR effector protein 161-like, protein MQNSSPVNTPISKGHALGSQICPKTPEETERMSPVPYRSVVRSLMYVMVCTRPHICQAVGLVSRYQTDPGLAHWQAVKRIMRYLKRIADYALCYQGGKDLQLVGYSVVDHERDLDERKSTSGYVFLLSDGAISWSSSKQ, encoded by the coding sequence ATGCAAAACAGTAGCCCAGTTAATACTCCTATCAGTAAAGGCCATGCCTTGGGAAGTCAGATATGTCCTAAGACTCCTGAAGAGACAGAAAGAATGAGCCCAGTTCCTTATAGAAGCGTAGTCAGAAGTCTAATGTATGTTATGGTATGCACTAGACCTCATATTTGTCAAGCAGTTGGCTTGGTAAGTAGATATCAAACCGACCCAGGTTTAGCACATTGGCAAGCAGTAAAGAGGATCATGAGATATCTGAAGAGAATTGCAGATTATGCGCTTTGTTATCAAGGAGGCAAAGATCTGCAATTAGTTGGATATAGTGTTGTTGATCATGAAAGAGATCTAGACGAAAGGAAGTCTACCTCAGGATATGTGTTCTTACTTAGTGATGGAGCCATATCATGGAGTAGTAGTAAACAATAA